GATAATAATGGTAAGAAAAAATGACTTCATACAAAAAATTGATGATTTTATCGGAAAAAAGATTTATTCCTTGCGCCTTGCAAAAGGTTTGTCTCGTCAACAACTTGCAGAAGTGATAGATGTTACCCATCAACAACTACAAAAATACGAAAAAGCAATTAACAGGATTTCAGTCGGTAGATTAGTATTTATTGCAAAAGCTTTAGATAGAAATATTGATTATTTTTTTGACGGCTTAGATGAAGCCGATAACCCGCAACCTATTCATACTCAACATCAACGTATGTGTATTGAAGTTTCAAGAAATTTTATGAAAATTGATAGTACGGAACAACAAGCAATTAACAATTTAGTAAAGTGTTTGGCTAACAAAAAGAAAATAAAAGAAAAATTATAAACTCGAAAGCTTTTAAAACCGATATCATCCCCGCGCAGGCATTGGGGTTTGGATAGTTAAAAGCACCTTCGATGTCATTCCTAGCTAAAGGCGGGAATCCAGGCTTTCTTTTGTCATGCTGAAACAAGTTCAGCATCTTTTGAGAAATATCCTGAAATAAATTCAGGATAACTCTATAATTTTTCTGGATTCCCGCTTTTAGCTAGAATGACATCGAAAATTCGAGCCATGCAACAATGCCTCCTCACAATGACGGCTTACGTTTTTGCTCCTTAAGTTGACACCTATACGCGAAGGCGGGAATCCGGAAAAGTACTAAAAAGCCATCCTGAATTTATTTCAGGATCTACTAATGAGATGCTGAACAAGTTCAGCATGACAAAAACTAGATTGCCACAGCCACTTCGTGGCTTCGCAATGACGGGTTTTTTATTAATTTTAGAGCCATGCACGCCGCGCGAAGGGGCGTTGTTGCATGGCTCTAAAAAAGTGCCGTATGTCATTCTAGCTAAAAGCGGGAATCTAGAAAAAAAATAGTCATCCTGAATTTATTTCAGGATCTATTAATGAGATGCTGAACCAAGTTCAGCATGACAAAGAAAAGTCTAGATTCCCGTTTTTATAGGAATGACATAGAAGAGTGCGGGAAAATGAGCTGTATTTTCACTCCCTCGAAATCAATAAAGTACCAACCGGTATGTCCACGCCTCGTAAAAATTCCTCAGTTATTAGCGATCTCTTGCTCTCTTGTTGTAGCTTTTTAATTATCAATATACCGCTGCCGCAAGCTACTTCTAATTTTTTACTAATGACCGTACCGGCTGGAAAATCATGAGGTTGGTCTAGATAATCCGCCTCAAGAATTTTGATAATTTTATCTTTATAACTAAAATATACTCCGGGCCATGGGTTCATTCCGCGGATTTTACAATCTATTTGATAAGCGGTTTCTTCCCAATTAATTTTTCCTTCTTCTTTAGTAAGTTTATGCGCATAACTTACGCCTTTGTCAATTTGAGGAACAGGCGGCAAATTATCTATTTCATCTAATGTTTTAATTAAAAGTTCGGCTCCCATAACAGCACATTTATTATGCAACTCCTCTAACGTCATTCTCGCCGGTATATCAAAATTTTGTTTTACTATTATATCGCCGGTATCAAGTCCCTCATTCATTCGTATAATACATACAGCACTTGTCTTATCGCCGCAGATAATAGTACGCTGCAAAGGCGCAGCCCCACGATGCCTTGGCAAATCAGACGGGTGAATATTTAAACAACCGTATTTCTTAGCATTTAAAATTGCCGTCGGAACTATAAAACCGTAAGCTACTACTATTATTATATCGGCTTCTATAGAATTGATAAGGTTAGTTACTTCATCTGATTTTAATGTGACAGGAGTATAAACAGGTATTTGATGCTGCAGAGCTAATTGATGTACAGGGGATTTTATCTCGTGAAGCCGCCTGCCCTTAGCCTTTGGTCTTTGCGTAAAAACGCTAACTAGGCGGTGGTTATTAGAGGCTATAAGTTTTTCAAGGGCGGGCAGCGCAAAGGCAGGCGTCCCCATGAGGATTATTTTCACACTATATTATTTTTAAGTTTTCGGAGTTTTCTTAGCGCAACATCTCTTTTTAGACTGCTTAAATAGTCGATCATTAATTTACCTTCTAAATGATCATATTCATGCTGGATAACTCTTGCTAGCCAGTCATTCGCCTCAAGCTCTTGCGGATTATTATAATAATCTAAATATTTTATTTTTACGGATTCAGGTCGTGTTATTTCATATCTTTGCT
This genomic window from Rickettsia endosymbiont of Ceutorhynchus obstrictus contains:
- the fmt gene encoding methionyl-tRNA formyltransferase; translated protein: MKIILMGTPAFALPALEKLIASNNHRLVSVFTQRPKAKGRRLHEIKSPVHQLALQHQIPVYTPVTLKSDEVTNLINSIEADIIIVVAYGFIVPTAILNAKKYGCLNIHPSDLPRHRGAAPLQRTIICGDKTSAVCIIRMNEGLDTGDIIVKQNFDIPARMTLEELHNKCAVMGAELLIKTLDEIDNLPPVPQIDKGVSYAHKLTKEEGKINWEETAYQIDCKIRGMNPWPGVYFSYKDKIIKILEADYLDQPHDFPAGTVISKKLEVACGSGILIIKKLQQESKRSLITEEFLRGVDIPVGTLLISRE
- a CDS encoding helix-turn-helix domain-containing protein — translated: MVRKNDFIQKIDDFIGKKIYSLRLAKGLSRQQLAEVIDVTHQQLQKYEKAINRISVGRLVFIAKALDRNIDYFFDGLDEADNPQPIHTQHQRMCIEVSRNFMKIDSTEQQAINNLVKCLANKKKIKEKL